From one Cyprinus carpio isolate SPL01 chromosome B3, ASM1834038v1, whole genome shotgun sequence genomic stretch:
- the LOC109056184 gene encoding lipopolysaccharide-induced tumor necrosis factor-alpha factor homolog, whose product MDKAGEADLDDLETVEYLEDMEDMEDIEAMKAMEAYESAPPYPGPPADYIGKDNPGYNSPPYPNINMAYTSYPEPEVNPYFHGAPNQGIYPQINSPNPGMYPQVNTVTTTVMLPSLRDLPAQTMCPHCKHQVITITDHYSGLMAWMACGCLALIGCWPCCLAPFWMDSCKDVEHRCPNCNKILSFYKRL is encoded by the exons ATGGATAAAGCAGGAGAAGCTGATTTGGATGATTTGGAAACGGTGGAATATCTGGAGGATATGGAGGATATGGAGGATATAGAGGCTATGAAAGCAATGGAAGCTTATGAATCTGCTCCACCCTACCCAGGCCCTCCAGCAGATTACATAGGGAAAGACAACCCAGGATACAATTCACCTCCATATCCAAATATTAATATGGCATACACCTCATACCCAGAGCCGGAAGTTAATCCATACTTTCATGGAG CTCCAAATCAAGGGATATATCCTCAAATTAACA GTCCAAACCCTGGGATGTATCCTCAAGTTAACA CTGTAACAACCACAGTGATGCTTCCCAGTCTGCGTGATTTACCCGCTCAAACCATGTGCCCTCACTGTAAGCACCAGGTGATCACTATAACAGATCACTACTCCGGACTCATGGCCTGGATGGCCTGTGGCTGTCTTGCCCTCATCGG GTGCTGGCCGTGCTGTCTAGCACCTTTCTGGATGGATTCATGTAAAGATGTTGAGCACCGCTGCCCAAACTGCAACAAGATCTTGTCTTTCTACAAGCGCCTGTGA
- the LOC109084650 gene encoding probable G-protein coupled receptor 139, which yields MFLSFTPPPPSSLIFTLFAFMPPQISFPPAAPPPFPLTLSHTHTLPHIPASLSITSPASSPLIVCVSSVQSSSSSHTCQPALPLRVCWSGCGSSSLWSLKEGREAMEHSHIFTVLSTNSSSWSPRGCPLGQFPVIYYSSLLCLGLPANILTVIILSQLVLRRQKSSYNYLLALAVADILVLLLIVFVDFLLEDFILEAPLPYSLNKAVQVLEFSSIHTSIWITVPLTVDRYIAVCHPLRYHTVSYPARTRKVILAVYAGCLITSIPYYWWPELWHGLPGASVGGRSSSAGQHVLVWVHCAMVYLLPCSVFFSLNAIIVRKLRCRRSCFRLRGYSTGKTTAILLAITSVFAVLWAPRTLMILYHLYTEQPATPEPAKLLHLVTDVANMLALLNTGVNFFLYCFISKRFRRMASMVLKALFRCRKQPPPFYASHNFSITSSPWISPANSHCIKMLVYQYDKNGKPVCISS from the exons ATGTTCCTCTCCTTCACGCCCCCTCCCCCCTCATCACTTATTTTCACCCTTTTTGCGTTCATGCCTCCCCAGATTTCATTCCCACCAGcagcccccccccccttccctctcactctctcacacacacacactcttcctcACATCCCTGCCTCTCTTTCCATCACATCGCCGGCTTCATCGCCTCTCATCGTCTGTGTCTCTTCCGTGCAGTCATCCTCCAGCTCCCACACGTGTCAGCCAGCTCTTCCTCTGCGTGTCTGTTGGTCTGGCTGTGGTTCGTCTTCTCTCTGGAGCTTGAAGGAGGGCAGAGAGGCCATGGAGCACAGCCACATCTTCACCGTGCTGTCCACCAACTCCAGTTCCTGGAGTCCTCGCGGTTGCCCTCTCGGACAGTTTCCCGTCATATACTACAGTTCCTTGCTGTGCCTCGGCCTGCCTG CAAACATCCTCACCGTGATCATCCTTTCTCAGCTGGTGCTGCGGCGACAGAAGTCATCCTATAACTACCTACTGGCCCTGGCCGTAGCCGACATCCTGGTCCTGCTGTTGATCGTATTTGTGGACTTCCTGTTGGAGGACTTCATTCTTGAAGCGCCTCTTCCCTACTCGCTAAACAAAGCTGTGCAGGTGCTGGAGTTCTCTTCCATCCATACCTCCATCTGGATCACGGTTCCCCTGACCGTGGACCGCTACATTGCTGTATGCCATCCGCTGCGCTACCACACCGTCTCCTACCCAGCCAGAACTCGCAAAGTGATCTTGGCGGTGTACGCTGGCTGCCTGATCACCAGCATCCCATATTACTGGTGGCCAGAGCTGTGGCACGGGCTGCCGGGAGCGAGCGTTGGTGGCCGCAGTAGCAGCGCAGGCCAGCATGTGTTGGTTTGGGTCCACTGTGCAATGGTTTACCTGCTCCCCTGCTCCGTTTTCTTCTCACTCAATGCCATCATTGTACGCAAGCTCCGTTGCCGCCGTAGCTGCTTCCGTCTGCGCGGCTACTCCACTGGAAAAACCACAGCCATCCTGCTGGCCATCACCTCAGTGTTCGCTGTGCTTTGGGCACCACGCACCCTCATGATCCTTTACCACCTTTACACGGAACAACCGGCGACGCCTGAACCAGCCAAGCTGCTGCATTTGGTCACAGACGTGGCAAACATGCTGGCACTTCTCAACACTGGCGTCAACTTCTTCCTGTACTGCTTCATCAGCAAGCGTTTCCGCAGGATGGCCAGCATGGTGCTAAAGGCCCTTTTCCGATGCAGGAAGCAGCCCCCGCCATTTTACGCCAGTCACAACTTCTCCATCACCAGCAGCCCTTGGATCTCACCAGCCAACTCACACTGCATCAAGATGCTGGTGTACCAGTACGACAAGAATGGCAAACCAGTCTGCATATCCTCCTGA